One stretch of Spiroplasma mirum ATCC 29335 DNA includes these proteins:
- the nusA gene encoding transcription termination factor NusA, with the protein MINGAKLLSTIDEIVKEKQINRTIILESIKEGIKKAYEKHFDPEATIIVNIDNQTGQITVQKELKVVKKVKDDLLEIGLNEAKKEYGENVTIGDTIYEPINSEEFSRLAIIQVGQIIKQQIKEAEKDSIFDEYINEKGNLMSGVVITAEERYLLIEVGRTFAYMPHKNLIFSDHYDVGNQILFLAEDVNKSKNAGQITASRTNNDFLAKLMEREVPEIFEKVIEIKAIARDPGRRSKIAVFSHNENIDPIGACVGTKGSRINKVIEELNDEKIDICIYSLNNKEFIINSLSPVKVISIVTNDKNKEADVVVPDEQLSLAIGKGGSAAKLVAKLTKWKLNIINYSEALTNKTNILWNGNINEEELADLKIKLKDKVKEKQTKFEEKQSVAPRELPEVETFEIIEEHLVEDNNGYLDNEENYHVESLVEENDVDIQQKLQKEIATIEDTLSFFEENNHYKDDEEINYDEYDDYYADK; encoded by the coding sequence ATGATTAATGGAGCAAAGTTACTAAGTACAATTGATGAAATTGTAAAAGAGAAACAAATTAACCGAACAATAATTTTAGAGTCAATTAAAGAAGGGATTAAAAAAGCTTATGAAAAGCATTTTGACCCCGAAGCAACAATTATTGTTAATATTGATAACCAAACCGGACAAATTACTGTTCAAAAAGAATTAAAAGTTGTTAAAAAAGTTAAAGATGATTTATTAGAAATTGGTCTTAATGAAGCAAAAAAAGAATATGGTGAAAATGTTACAATTGGTGATACTATTTACGAACCAATTAATTCCGAAGAATTCTCACGGTTAGCAATTATTCAAGTTGGGCAAATTATTAAACAACAAATTAAAGAAGCTGAAAAAGACTCAATTTTTGATGAATATATTAATGAAAAGGGAAACTTAATGAGCGGGGTTGTGATTACCGCTGAAGAACGTTATTTATTAATTGAAGTTGGCCGAACATTTGCTTATATGCCTCATAAAAATTTAATTTTTTCTGACCATTATGATGTTGGTAATCAAATTTTGTTTTTAGCCGAAGATGTTAATAAATCAAAAAATGCTGGCCAAATTACTGCTTCCCGAACAAACAATGATTTCTTAGCAAAATTGATGGAACGGGAAGTCCCAGAAATCTTTGAAAAAGTTATTGAAATTAAAGCCATTGCCCGTGACCCTGGTCGTCGTAGTAAGATTGCTGTTTTTAGTCACAATGAAAACATTGATCCGATTGGGGCTTGTGTTGGGACAAAAGGGAGTCGAATTAATAAGGTAATTGAAGAATTAAATGATGAAAAAATTGATATTTGTATTTATAGTCTAAATAATAAAGAATTTATTATTAACTCGTTATCACCAGTTAAAGTAATTTCAATTGTAACTAATGATAAAAATAAGGAAGCAGATGTTGTGGTTCCCGATGAACAATTATCATTAGCAATTGGTAAGGGTGGAAGCGCTGCTAAATTAGTTGCTAAATTAACAAAATGAAAATTAAATATTATTAACTATTCGGAAGCATTGACTAATAAAACTAATATTTTATGAAATGGGAATATTAATGAAGAAGAATTAGCGGATTTAAAAATTAAGTTAAAAGATAAGGTTAAAGAAAAACAAACTAAATTTGAAGAAAAACAAAGCGTCGCGCCCCGAGAATTACCAGAAGTTGAAACTTTTGAAATTATTGAGGAACACTTAGTTGAAGATAACAATGGTTATTTAGATAACGAAGAAAATTACCATGTGGAAAGTTTAGTTGAAGAAAATGATGTTGATATTCAACAAAAATTACAAAAAGAAATTGCCACAATAGAAGATACTTTATCTTTCTTTGAGGAAAATAATCATTATAAAGATGATGAAGAAATTAATTATGATGAATATGATGATTATTACGCAGATAAATAG
- a CDS encoding 3'-5' exoribonuclease YhaM family protein, with amino-acid sequence MNIKDLTTEANNITLIAIADKVSQAVASNGNTYLTILLKDKTGTIEARLWDAKPHDLETWVKGNFYKVNINVIEYRKVLQAKINSYDVVDNETVNLEDFIPIAPLDKELMYHGILETINNLTNSDYQNIMRLILQKYGEHFKIWPAAIRNHHEIQSGLLWHSLTMLQMAKAVGNVYHDRLIDLDLLYCGIILHDLGKVVEITTGTSSDFSLEGKLLGHISIMANELHTIAKEHNLYNDNIILLEHMILASHGRLEYGSPVEPHILEAEILSFLDNLDARIYRIDKELEKVELNGQTPRLLSVENRWFIKHFNKK; translated from the coding sequence ATGAATATAAAAGACTTAACAACAGAAGCTAATAATATTACTTTAATTGCCATTGCGGATAAGGTCTCGCAAGCTGTGGCAAGTAATGGTAATACTTATTTGACAATTTTACTAAAAGATAAAACTGGAACAATTGAAGCTCGATTATGAGACGCCAAACCTCATGATTTGGAAACTTGAGTTAAAGGGAATTTTTATAAAGTAAATATTAATGTGATTGAATACCGTAAGGTTTTACAAGCAAAAATTAATAGTTATGATGTTGTTGATAATGAAACAGTTAACTTAGAAGATTTCATTCCTATTGCCCCACTTGATAAGGAACTTATGTACCATGGAATTTTAGAGACAATAAATAATTTAACCAACAGCGATTATCAAAACATTATGCGGTTAATTTTACAAAAATATGGAGAACATTTTAAAATTTGACCAGCCGCTATTCGTAATCACCATGAAATTCAGTCGGGACTACTATGACATAGTTTAACAATGTTACAAATGGCAAAAGCTGTTGGGAATGTTTACCATGATCGCTTAATTGATTTAGATTTATTATATTGTGGAATTATTCTACATGATTTAGGAAAAGTAGTTGAAATTACAACCGGAACAAGTAGTGACTTTTCATTAGAAGGTAAGTTATTAGGACATATTTCAATTATGGCTAATGAGTTACATACAATTGCCAAAGAACATAATTTATATAATGATAATATTATTTTGTTAGAGCATATGATTTTAGCTAGCCATGGTCGGTTAGAATATGGTTCACCAGTTGAACCCCATATTTTAGAAGCTGAGATTTTATCATTTTTAGATAATTTAGATGCCCGAATTTATCGGATTGATAAAGAACTAGAAAAAGTTGAGTTAAATGGTCAGACCCCACGGTTATTATCAGTGGAAAACCGTTGGTTTATTAAACATTTTAATAAAAAATAA
- the pstB gene encoding phosphate ABC transporter ATP-binding protein PstB: protein MDPNIIINKPTFDSSDSNPDLIQVVNVDFFYKTNKQALYNISMNIKEHAVTALIGPSGCGKSTLLRLFNRMNDLIPKTVFKGQILVNGKNIYGPETDIVKLRTDIGMVFQKPAPFPMSIYDNVAYGPRSQGIKDKKILNSLVVDSLKKAALWDEVKDNLKDSALALSGGQQQRLSIARAIAMKPKILLMDEPTSALDPISTSKIEELIQQLKKDFTIILVTHQMQQAARVADYTAFFLKGELIEYNKSKIIFSYPKDKRTENYITGRFQ from the coding sequence ATGGATCCAAATATTATTATTAATAAGCCAACCTTTGATTCATCAGACAGTAATCCTGATTTAATCCAAGTTGTTAATGTTGATTTCTTTTATAAAACAAATAAACAAGCATTATACAACATTTCGATGAACATTAAAGAGCATGCGGTAACGGCTTTAATTGGTCCATCGGGATGTGGTAAATCAACTTTATTACGTTTGTTTAACCGGATGAATGATTTAATTCCAAAAACTGTTTTTAAAGGTCAAATTTTAGTAAATGGAAAAAATATTTATGGACCGGAAACAGATATTGTTAAGTTAAGAACAGATATTGGGATGGTGTTTCAAAAACCTGCTCCTTTTCCAATGTCAATTTATGATAATGTGGCTTATGGTCCCCGCAGTCAAGGAATTAAAGATAAAAAAATCTTAAATAGTTTAGTTGTTGATAGTTTAAAAAAAGCGGCGTTGTGAGATGAAGTTAAAGATAATTTAAAAGATTCGGCGTTAGCCTTATCAGGGGGGCAACAACAACGGTTAAGCATTGCAAGAGCAATTGCAATGAAACCGAAAATTTTATTAATGGATGAACCAACAAGTGCGCTTGATCCAATTTCAACTTCAAAAATTGAAGAATTAATTCAACAATTAAAAAAAGATTTCACAATTATTTTAGTTACACACCAAATGCAACAAGCAGCACGGGTTGCTGATTATACGGCATTTTTCTTAAAAGGAGAATTAATAGAGTATAATAAATCAAAAATTATCTTTTCGTATCCAAAAGATAAACGAACTGAAAATTATATTACTGGCAGATTTCAATAG
- the rnpM gene encoding RNase P modulator RnpM: MQTKKKISLRKCVVSNQMYPKKELIRVVKTTNDEVLIDSTGKLNGRGAYLRPTLAIWEQAKKNRALERALHMKLSDEFYEELKKEIVEGWD, translated from the coding sequence ATGCAAACTAAAAAGAAAATTTCGCTTCGTAAGTGTGTTGTTTCTAACCAAATGTATCCAAAAAAAGAACTAATTCGGGTTGTCAAAACAACGAATGATGAAGTTTTAATTGACTCCACGGGAAAATTAAATGGAAGAGGAGCATATCTTCGCCCAACATTAGCTATTTGAGAACAAGCCAAAAAAAATCGCGCTCTGGAACGAGCTTTGCATATGAAACTATCCGATGAGTTTTATGAAGAACTAAAAAAAGAAATTGTTGAAGGATGAGATTAA
- a CDS encoding 2-oxo acid dehydrogenase subunit E2 — translation MVKIIFEADDNRKGIIDKLFVNNDQEVKANDKLTSVVTQNKIYEIKAPMAGIIKNILVYENKVINSGDVLLEIQDADSPHVLNNESSTTQGTYGVYNQPSVNNRYNNERNPYQQNDNKKSETELFREELIETLLSREVASDKSTDEGDTTIELGNENLNQNEMTKMTFENSEPPVPSQDLTSELLTDIINNEEFAAELEAFEFNLDNVKNSLLNVENELNNKASQQEIINNIANLAPEPSVEKKHLLNDQISDTTIHCVYEDIQNELNKESNEQEIIGDTSPAENLHVDQTIYFDEELDVEDPSINFEPQELADDLFPTNHSEVLDNTEINQDNNDNTTSIANLNENEDSQHANEILADVTENAADELPTPPNGEEENSQINVVKLTDESINKQQQIMNSKRNIAHGFIDVEVDVSELVNLLAIMREPYLQQNINLTLMPFYVKAVHDGLKKFPLFNARYDRETNAVVFKWFYNIAVSVDNINTMKMPILHNITDESVKEIAIKLSDLIDRTVNENSRGNEYQDSTFSIVNFGEYGITRGTVTIPESQIASIGMGIIFKKPVVVEKNDIAIRDIMMITLGYDESVINITEASKFIHYVAYLLSNPGLLL, via the coding sequence ATGGTAAAAATTATATTTGAAGCAGATGATAATCGTAAAGGGATTATTGATAAACTTTTTGTTAATAATGATCAAGAAGTGAAAGCAAATGATAAATTAACAAGTGTGGTTACGCAAAATAAGATTTATGAAATTAAAGCACCAATGGCCGGAATTATTAAGAATATTTTAGTGTATGAAAATAAGGTCATTAATAGTGGCGATGTTTTATTAGAAATTCAAGATGCGGATAGTCCCCATGTGCTAAATAATGAATCATCAACTACCCAAGGAACTTATGGAGTTTATAACCAACCTAGTGTCAATAATCGTTATAATAATGAACGTAACCCATATCAACAAAATGATAATAAAAAATCCGAAACGGAACTATTTCGTGAAGAGTTAATTGAAACGTTATTATCGCGAGAAGTTGCTAGTGATAAGAGTACGGATGAAGGGGACACAACAATTGAGTTAGGTAATGAAAATTTAAACCAAAATGAAATGACAAAAATGACATTCGAAAATTCCGAACCCCCAGTGCCAAGTCAAGATTTAACTTCTGAATTGTTGACTGATATTATTAATAACGAAGAGTTTGCGGCGGAATTAGAAGCGTTTGAGTTTAATTTAGATAACGTTAAAAATAGTTTATTAAATGTTGAAAATGAACTTAATAATAAAGCTAGCCAACAAGAAATTATTAATAATATTGCTAACCTAGCGCCAGAACCATCTGTGGAAAAAAAACATCTGTTGAATGACCAAATTTCTGATACAACTATTCATTGTGTTTATGAAGACATTCAAAATGAATTAAATAAGGAAAGTAATGAACAAGAAATTATTGGTGATACTTCCCCAGCTGAAAATCTTCATGTTGACCAAACGATCTATTTTGATGAAGAATTAGATGTTGAAGACCCGAGTATTAATTTTGAGCCACAAGAGTTGGCAGATGATTTATTCCCAACCAATCATTCCGAAGTTTTAGACAACACTGAAATTAACCAAGACAATAATGATAACACAACATCAATTGCTAACTTAAATGAAAATGAAGATTCTCAACATGCTAATGAAATTTTAGCAGATGTTACTGAAAATGCGGCAGATGAGTTACCAACTCCACCTAATGGTGAAGAGGAAAACTCCCAAATTAATGTCGTAAAATTAACAGATGAATCAATTAATAAACAACAACAAATTATGAACAGTAAACGCAACATTGCACATGGTTTTATTGATGTGGAAGTTGATGTTAGTGAACTTGTTAATTTATTAGCAATTATGCGTGAGCCATATTTACAGCAAAACATTAATTTAACTTTAATGCCATTTTATGTGAAAGCTGTTCATGATGGTTTAAAAAAGTTCCCATTATTTAATGCCCGCTATGATCGTGAAACTAATGCGGTGGTGTTTAAATGATTTTATAACATTGCGGTTAGCGTTGATAATATTAACACTATGAAAATGCCGATTTTGCATAATATTACTGATGAATCGGTAAAAGAAATTGCCATTAAATTATCTGATTTAATTGATCGAACAGTTAATGAAAACAGTCGTGGGAATGAATACCAAGATTCAACCTTTTCAATTGTAAACTTTGGTGAATATGGAATTACCCGCGGGACAGTTACCATTCCCGAAAGTCAAATTGCCAGCATTGGAATGGGAATTATCTTTAAAAAACCAGTAGTTGTTGAAAAGAATGACATTGCAATCCGTGATATTATGATGATTACTTTAGGTTATGATGAATCAGTGATTAATATTACCGAGGCAAGCAAATTTATTCATTATGTTGCTTATTTATTATCAAATCCAGGTTTATTATTATAA
- a CDS encoding L7Ae/L30e/S12e/Gadd45 family ribosomal protein: MESQIYSLLGLSQRARKIITGQLLINAIKAQKVFLVITTVQIGASQEKMFNQKCYYYHIPYFNRLDTETLSTAIGKQNCKAIGISDQQLATRIIELLTN; the protein is encoded by the coding sequence GTGGAAAGCCAAATTTATAGCTTACTTGGGCTAAGCCAACGAGCCCGCAAAATAATAACTGGTCAATTGTTAATTAACGCCATTAAAGCCCAAAAAGTTTTTCTTGTCATCACCACAGTGCAAATAGGAGCTAGTCAAGAAAAAATGTTTAATCAGAAATGTTATTATTATCACATTCCGTATTTTAACCGTTTAGATACTGAAACATTATCAACCGCCATTGGAAAACAAAATTGTAAAGCAATTGGGATATCTGATCAACAATTAGCAACAAGAATTATTGAGTTATTGACTAATTAA
- a CDS encoding dual specificity protein phosphatase family protein, protein MYRKITKNLYLGDYMSRNSDSLIDINAAEELDQSSDLSQQKLFMNPIKTEENVQYFSFPFPDFIFTDQKINIQQIKEILKLLDYYINLKDENVYLHCVQGINRSASVAFMFCVINNIVDNNNFETAFTAFKTIYPEIEPTPGWELFLKKRFPYKNLVS, encoded by the coding sequence ATGTATCGAAAAATTACTAAAAATCTTTATTTAGGAGATTATATGTCAAGAAATAGTGATTCATTGATTGATATTAACGCTGCTGAAGAATTAGATCAAAGCAGTGACCTTAGCCAACAAAAACTATTTATGAATCCTATTAAAACTGAAGAAAATGTCCAATATTTTAGTTTCCCATTTCCGGATTTTATCTTTACTGATCAAAAAATAAATATCCAACAAATTAAGGAGATTTTAAAACTCCTTGATTATTACATTAACCTTAAAGATGAAAATGTTTATTTACACTGTGTTCAGGGAATTAATCGAAGTGCTAGTGTTGCTTTTATGTTTTGTGTCATTAATAATATTGTTGATAATAATAACTTTGAAACAGCATTTACGGCGTTCAAAACAATTTATCCTGAAATTGAGCCAACACCTGGATGAGAATTATTTCTAAAAAAACGTTTTCCATATAAAAATTTGGTAAGTTAA
- a CDS encoding methyltransferase domain-containing protein: MAIVAGWRCGVILGAMISTALHGVAHLNPTITLSFIIQKTWFNLHGWFLVPALLLAQILGAIIGQIFVDIIYWKHLYQTINTESNNLVLSIEDIEFPQESFDVVLSLLTFHYYLNSFSDICAKVNNYLTKNGEFIFLLNTHSLRRRVQKIDFIITKGKFCTGQWTIILVKVFVKRIF, from the coding sequence ATGGCAATTGTTGCTGGATGAAGATGTGGGGTGATCCTGGGAGCTATGATTTCAACTGCACTGCATGGGGTTGCACACTTAAATCCAACCATCACATTGTCTTTTATTATTCAAAAAACATGGTTCAATTTACACGGGTGATTTTTAGTTCCTGCGCTCTTACTTGCCCAAATTCTAGGGGCTATCATTGGTCAAATTTTTGTTGACATTATTTATTGAAAACACCTTTATCAAACAATCAACACTGAATCTAATAATTTGGTATTATCAATTGAAGATATTGAATTTCCTCAGGAATCTTTTGATGTTGTGTTAAGTTTACTAACTTTTCATTATTATTTAAATTCATTTTCTGATATTTGTGCAAAGGTTAATAATTACTTAACAAAAAATGGGGAGTTTATTTTTTTGTTGAACACCCATTCTTTACGGCGGAGGGTTCAGAAAATTGATTTTATAATAACCAAGGGCAAATTTTGCACTGGCCAGTGGACAATTATTTTAGTGAAGGTGTTCGTGAAACGAATTTTTTAG
- the phoU gene encoding phosphate signaling complex protein PhoU — MGVRIENDLAQTKQMVIDMISMTRNQYDDMFQCLKNDDPEMAKQVIENDQSINKMQEAFVEVSLWKIAKQQMVAGDLRRAVGFISIVHDVERIADYAKNICRYYLKYKPSNKLVGYLQKLLEKVIEMLTEISKIFEEEKISLAYNMPKYDVDLDKIYRSENDELIEKIREAKTKNEIKLITSTMQQLKYIERAGDHVINIAESLIYIIEGRTYDFDKPV; from the coding sequence ATGGGAGTAAGAATTGAAAATGATTTGGCTCAAACAAAACAAATGGTGATTGATATGATTTCAATGACCCGCAATCAGTATGATGATATGTTTCAATGCCTAAAAAATGATGATCCAGAAATGGCCAAACAAGTAATTGAAAATGACCAGTCAATTAATAAAATGCAAGAAGCCTTTGTTGAAGTTTCCCTTTGAAAAATTGCTAAACAACAAATGGTAGCAGGTGATTTGCGCCGTGCTGTTGGTTTTATTTCTATTGTCCATGATGTCGAAAGAATTGCTGACTATGCAAAAAATATTTGTCGCTATTATTTAAAATACAAACCATCTAATAAACTAGTTGGTTATTTGCAAAAATTACTTGAAAAAGTAATTGAAATGTTAACTGAAATATCAAAAATTTTTGAAGAAGAAAAAATTTCATTAGCGTATAACATGCCGAAATATGATGTTGATTTAGACAAAATTTATCGTTCTGAAAATGATGAATTAATTGAAAAAATTAGAGAAGCAAAAACTAAAAATGAAATTAAATTAATTACTTCAACGATGCAACAATTAAAATATATTGAAAGAGCTGGTGACCATGTTATTAATATTGCGGAATCTTTAATTTATATTATTGAAGGACGTACTTATGATTTTGACAAACCAGTTTAA
- a CDS encoding phospho-sugar mutase: MLLSKNKGVEEVSYQDNLNLWKNAHNLDPKLKAEFEKMNETELQEVFANDLEFGTAGLRGIIGAGTGRMNLYTIRRATLAFMQFLQTQHSPTDLKTKGVVIGHDNRHFSTEFAQEVANILATNNIKAILFDKNELRPTPVVSYSIRKVNALAGIIITASHNSREYNGYKIYDEFGCQFLPVATDVIGEYYLNIKNEVFDLALNPDPNLITYVPHQIEQNYIDDVKAMQFYPNQFRNIKIVFSNLHGTSKDWTPKILRECGYEVIIVEEQYPNDPDFTYAPNPNPELPECYDLAIKYAKKHDADIIILNDPDADRLGIAVKTAANDYYLMTGNETAPVLIEYLFSHYKKNNTLPPNGVMYNTFVTGNLSDKVAESYGVKVIKTLTGFKWIGSQMRLEPKRNLKFLFGFEEAYGYVLKDITRDKDGIQSSMVIVEACWYYHQQGKSLYDVLNDIYQKFGYYYCYTVNLVKKGVEGKQIIKNMLKTLRNEEIKQLNKIKCVNKEDYLNGLYNMPGQDLLKFYFKDGSWFAVRASGTEPKIKFYFVCVDNSTPNAKAKMEAMFKDLEANYLS, translated from the coding sequence GTGTTATTATCGAAAAATAAAGGAGTGGAAGAGGTGTCTTACCAAGATAATTTAAACTTATGGAAAAATGCTCATAATTTAGATCCTAAATTAAAAGCAGAATTTGAAAAAATGAATGAAACTGAACTACAAGAAGTTTTTGCTAATGACCTTGAATTTGGGACCGCCGGATTGCGGGGAATTATTGGGGCCGGAACTGGTAGAATGAACCTTTATACAATTCGCCGTGCTACTTTAGCATTTATGCAATTTTTACAAACGCAGCATTCACCAACTGATTTAAAAACAAAAGGAGTGGTAATTGGCCATGACAATCGCCATTTTTCAACTGAGTTTGCCCAAGAAGTTGCTAATATTTTAGCAACTAATAATATTAAAGCAATTTTATTTGATAAAAACGAATTACGCCCAACCCCCGTGGTTTCGTATTCAATTCGTAAGGTTAATGCCTTAGCAGGGATTATTATTACTGCTAGTCATAATTCTCGTGAATATAATGGTTATAAAATTTATGATGAATTTGGTTGTCAATTTTTACCTGTTGCAACGGATGTGATTGGGGAATACTATTTAAATATTAAAAATGAGGTTTTTGATTTAGCATTAAATCCAGATCCCAATTTAATTACTTATGTTCCGCATCAAATTGAACAAAATTATATTGATGATGTGAAAGCAATGCAATTTTATCCAAACCAATTTCGGAACATTAAAATTGTTTTTTCTAACTTACACGGGACAAGTAAAGATTGGACCCCAAAAATTTTACGCGAATGTGGATATGAAGTCATTATTGTTGAAGAACAGTATCCAAATGATCCTGATTTTACTTATGCGCCTAATCCTAATCCGGAGTTACCAGAATGTTATGATTTAGCAATTAAATATGCTAAAAAGCATGATGCGGATATTATCATTTTAAATGACCCCGATGCTGACCGGCTAGGAATTGCGGTCAAAACAGCTGCTAATGATTATTATTTAATGACAGGAAATGAAACTGCCCCAGTACTAATTGAGTATTTATTTTCACATTACAAAAAAAATAATACCTTACCGCCAAATGGGGTAATGTATAATACTTTTGTTACTGGTAATTTATCTGATAAAGTTGCGGAAAGTTATGGGGTTAAAGTTATTAAAACATTAACCGGATTTAAATGAATTGGTTCCCAAATGCGCTTAGAACCCAAACGCAATTTAAAATTCTTATTTGGGTTTGAAGAAGCATATGGTTATGTTTTAAAAGATATTACCCGTGATAAAGATGGAATTCAATCCTCAATGGTAATTGTGGAGGCTTGCTGATACTATCACCAACAAGGAAAAAGTCTGTATGATGTTTTAAATGATATTTACCAAAAATTCGGTTACTATTATTGTTACACTGTAAACTTAGTTAAAAAAGGCGTTGAAGGTAAACAAATTATTAAAAATATGTTAAAAACATTACGTAATGAGGAAATTAAACAATTAAATAAAATTAAATGTGTTAATAAAGAAGACTATTTAAATGGTTTATACAATATGCCCGGCCAAGATTTATTAAAATTTTATTTTAAAGATGGTAGTTGGTTTGCGGTGCGAGCAAGTGGAACAGAACCTAAAATTAAATTCTATTTTGTTTGTGTTGATAACTCAACACCAAATGCCAAAGCAAAAATGGAAGCCATGTTTAAAGATCTAGAAGCTAATTATTTAAGTTAG
- a CDS encoding ATP-binding cassette domain-containing protein: MDMIYYCDTFNIKCQKDEVLNLLVTYQLTNLAKKNINSLSGGQQQRLNILLAVIHQPDLVILDEISSGLDIEVKKIIFTFLEINKILLPIIGRCYWYPIIS; this comes from the coding sequence ATGGATATGATTTATTATTGTGATACTTTTAATATTAAATGCCAAAAGGATGAAGTGTTGAATTTACTAGTAACTTATCAATTAACTAATTTAGCGAAAAAAAATATTAATAGCTTATCGGGTGGTCAACAACAGCGCTTAAATATTTTGTTAGCAGTAATTCACCAACCGGATTTAGTTATTTTAGATGAAATTTCCTCGGGGCTAGATATTGAAGTTAAAAAAATTATTTTTACTTTTTTAGAAATAAATAAAATATTATTGCCAATAATCGGGCGATGTTATTGGTATCCCATAATATCATAA
- a CDS encoding MurR/RpiR family transcriptional regulator has protein sequence MLKVLEYDKANLTDTEISIIEKIIEDPKFFTNKTITELAKNYYVSESTITRMAKHLGYKNIKRLQMHVYERLNFLSKNYYINDTLALENIVNNIRVYYSYSIHETIDNLDLPVLDGLINNLVIKKRIFTFGIGTSFLPCRVLSNNLNMIGHNCFATEDVHSLIVMMQNMEPEDLLIIFSKSGVTKEIVSIINLANKFNIEVALITNNKELNKLYQIKHLLLFELHSQENEGFPSLSLSAKVVQILIADIIFCALIKIKQPDLEDKIIRANNLTKNWNDENF, from the coding sequence ATGTTAAAAGTACTTGAGTATGATAAAGCAAATTTGACTGATACAGAAATTTCAATTATTGAAAAAATCATTGAAGATCCAAAGTTTTTTACTAATAAAACAATTACCGAATTAGCCAAAAATTATTATGTTTCCGAGTCCACAATCACCAGAATGGCGAAACATTTAGGTTATAAAAATATTAAAAGACTCCAAATGCATGTTTATGAACGTTTAAATTTCTTATCAAAAAATTATTATATTAATGACACATTGGCCTTAGAAAACATTGTTAATAATATTCGGGTCTATTATTCTTATAGTATTCACGAAACAATTGACAACTTAGATTTACCAGTTTTAGATGGTTTGATTAATAATTTAGTTATTAAAAAAAGGATTTTTACATTTGGAATAGGGACTAGTTTCTTACCCTGTCGTGTCTTAAGTAATAATCTGAATATGATTGGTCATAATTGTTTTGCCACCGAAGATGTTCATAGTTTAATAGTTATGATGCAAAATATGGAACCAGAAGATTTATTAATTATCTTCAGTAAATCTGGTGTAACAAAAGAAATTGTTTCAATCATCAATTTAGCTAACAAGTTTAATATTGAGGTTGCGTTAATTACCAATAACAAAGAACTTAATAAATTATATCAAATAAAACATTTATTATTATTTGAATTACATTCCCAAGAAAACGAAGGGTTTCCGTCCTTATCCTTATCTGCTAAAGTTGTTCAAATTTTAATTGCCGATATTATTTTTTGTGCGTTAATTAAAATCAAACAACCTGATTTAGAAGATAAAATTATTCGGGCAAATAACTTAACAAAAAATTGAAATGATGAAAATTTTTAA